One Candidatus Palauibacter australiensis genomic window, TGCGCGCGTCGACGGCGGTCGCGACGGCCCGTTCGAGGTCCGCGCTCTCCATGACGATGAAGGGGTCGCTGCCGCCGAGTTCGAGCACGGTCGTCTTGATGCGGCGTCCCGCCTCGGCCGCGAGCGCGGAGCCGGCCGCGACGGAGCCCGTGAGAGAAGCGGCCTGCACCGTCGGATCGTCGAGTACGCGCGGGATGTCCCCTACCTCGACGAAGACGTTCTGGAATACGCCCTCCGGGAAACCGGCGCGCGAGAACAATCCCTCGAGCGCGACCGCGCACTGCGGCACGTTGGGCGAGTGCTTGAGCAGGAAGGCGTTGCCCGCCAGGACCGTCGGCACGGCGGAGCGCATGGCCTGCCAGAAGGGGAAGTTCCACGGCATGATCCCGAGCACCGCGCCCAGGGGGTGGTACTCGACCCAGCAATGGGTGCCGGTGGACTCGAAGCGCTCCGGGGCCAGGTGGGCGGGCCCGTGCTCGGCGTAGTACCGGCACACCCAGGCGCATTTCTCCGCCTCGGCGACCGCGCTGGCGAGCGGCTTGCCCATCTCGCGCGTCATCAGCAGGCCGTAGGCCGCTTTGCCCCGATCGACGAGTTCCGCCAGCGAGAGGAGACGTTCGGCCCTCTCGGCCACCGGCACCCGCCGCCACACCTCGAACGCGTCCCGCGCCCGCTCGAGCGCGGCGTCGATGCCGCCCCCATCCAGCGCCGGAAACGCGGCGAGCCGTTCCTCCGTGGTCGGATCTATGCTCTCGAAAGGCATCTCGTTCTCTCTCACGAGACGTTACCATGGCCACGCTCAGACTAGCGAAATCGTCCGGTTTCGGCGCGCGACCCGCAAGCCCCGGTCGGACCAGCCCTGGAGCCGTACATGACCGAAGCCGACACTCTTGCCGACGGCGCCGCCGCCGGGGACGCTTTCGAGGCGGATCTCGCCCGGGACCTGCTTGCCGCCCGCGACAGGCGCGAAACAGTCCGGCCGCCCACGCAACGCACCGGACAGTTCGGTCTCGACCGGGCCTATCGCGTCGGGGCCGCGCTCGACCGAAGCCTGCAGCAAGAGGGATACGGTCTGTTGGGCTGCAAGGTCGGGTTCACGAACCGCGCGATCTGGCCACAACTTGGGCTCGACGAGCCGATCATCGCCCCCATCTACGCCCGCACGCTGCGCCTGGCGAGGCCGGTGACCGAGATCTCCCTGGCGAGGTTCCGCGCCCCGATGATCGAAGTGGAGGTCGTCTTCGGCATTGCACCGGAGGGTGGCGCGCCCAACGGTGAGGCGGCGGACGGTGACGCGCCCGGCGGCGGCCAGCCGGACTGGATCGCGCTCGGATTCGAGATCGTCGACTGCCACTACCCGGACTGGCATCTCACGCCGGCGGATTCCGTCGCCGACTTCGGGCTCCACGGCGCGCTCGTCGTCGGTCTGCCGGTCAACCGGGACGTGCCGGACTTCCACGAACGGGTGGCCCGCCTCGACCGGCTCGAGGTCAGCCTCCTGCGTGACGAGACACTCGTGGCGCACGGGCGGGGAAGCGATGTCCTCGGGCATCCGCTCGAGGCGCTGGAGGTCGTGCCTCGGCTTTGGCCGCGCTTCTCCGATGCCGGGGTCCCGGAAAACGGCCTGGTCGTGAGCACGGGGACGATGACCCCGCTCGAGCCGCTGTCCCCCGGCGAGATGTGGCGGGTGGAGGCGAAGGGCGTGGATCTCCCGGGCCTCTCAATCGTGCTGACCGACTGACGGACCGAGGGGCCGCCCGATGGAACGGGCTTGCCCAACCCGTCGCGAGAATGGAACATAGCAGGCCACGGCCTGCCAGCAGCGCGACGTAACCGGAGACCGCCGGTCCGCGCGAGCGCGAGGCCACGACCGCCCAACCCTTTCACGGGGAGCGCGCATGCCGGAGTCCGCGGGGACGGGGCCCGAGACGGCCCGCTGGGCGAAAGTCATCGACCACACCCGCTGTATCGGCTGCCACGCCTGCACGACGGCCTGCAAGTCGGAGAACGAGGTCCCGCTCGGCGTCACCCGCACCTACGTGAAGTACGCCGACGTGGGGACCTTTCCGGCCGCGCGGCGCGCCTTCCAGGTCACGCGCTGCAACCAGTGTGACGACGCGCCGTGCACGACCGCGTGCCCGACCCAGGCCATGTTCCGCCGTCCCGACGGGATCGTGGACTTCGACAAGTCGATCTGCATCGGCTGCAAGGCGTGCATCGCCGCCTGTCCCTACGACGCGATCTTCATCAACCCCGACGACCATTCCGCAGAGAAGTGCAACTTCTGCGCCCACCGGATCGACATGGGGCTGGAGCCGGCCTGCGTCACCGTGTGCCCGACGGAGGCGATCATCGTCGGCGACCTCGACGACCCGGAATCGAAGGTCTCGCAATACGTAGGGCGCGATCCGGTGAGCGTCCGGAGGCCTGAGAAGGAGACCCACCCGAAGCTGTTCTACAAGGGCGCGCACCAGGCGACGCTCGATCCGCTGGCGGCGGTCCGTCCCGGGGGCGGGCTGTACATGTGGAGCGAGCAGCCCGAGGGTCCGCACGAGGTCGGCTCGGGCCAGCCGCACCCGATGGGAACGGACGGACGGCACGGCCCGAACTCCTCGGCCGCCGCGATCCTCTCCTACGATGTCTCGCACACCGCGCCCTGGGACTGGCGCGTGAGCCTGTACACGCTCACCAAGGGGGTCTCCGCCGGCGTGTACCTCGCCGTGCTCCTCCTCTGCCTGCTGGGCGGGTTCGCGTGGCAGGGCGGGACCTGGCTCACCCTCACGCCGCTCCTCGGTCTCGCCGCGCTCGCGCTCACCGGCGGGCTGCTGATCTGGGATCTGGAGCACCCGAAGCGCTTCCTCCTCATCTTCACGAGACCCCACATGAAGAGCTGGCTCGTGCGGGGGGCGTTCGTGATCGCGGGCTACGGCGCGGCGCTGACCGCGCACCTCGCGGCGGCGCTGGTCGGCGGCGCCGGCGGCGTGGAGGCGACGCGCTGGATGGCGTGGGCGGGGGCGCCCCTGGCCGGCATGACCGCGGTCTACACGGCGTACCTCTTCGCACAGGCCCGGGCGCGCGATCTGTGGCAGAATCCGCTCCTGCCGCCGCACTTTCTCGTACAGGCGCTGCTGGCCGGCGGCGCGGCCCTGATGCTCTTCCCGTCGCTCGGAGACTCCGCCGCGCTGGGCCGGCTCGTGGGGCTCACGGCCGCCGCGCACCTCCTGCTCGTGCTCGCCGAACTCACGCTCACGCACGCGACGGCCCACGCCGCCCTTGCCGCCCGGAACATGGTGCGAGGCCGCTACGCCCCCTGGTTCTGGAGCGGCATCCTGCTCGTGACGCTCGCGGCCGCCCTCACGGTGATCCCGCTCGCCGGCGCCTGGGTCGCCCCGCTGATCGGCGTCGCCGCCCTCGCCGGGCTCCTCGCGCACGAGCACGCGTACGTGCAGGCCGGCCAGTCCGTGCCCCTCGCATGAGCGATCCGCGCGGCCCGGGCCGCAACGGCTCCGGCGCCGGTGGCAACGGTTCCGGCCCCGACGGCGTCCCGCGGCGGCTGCACGAACTCAGCGAGCGCGTAAGCGCCGCGCGCTCGGCGACCGAGGCTCGCGGCGAGACCTTCTATCCCGGCCCCAGCCGCAACCAGCTCGCCGCCTTCCCCCCGCGGGAACGCTGGGACGACTGGGTCGAACTCGACTCGAAGGCCTGGCCGGAGCGGCGCGAGCGGCGCTACATGCTCGTGCCCACGACCTGCTTCAACTGCGAGTCCGCCTGCGGGCTCCTGGCCTATGTCGACCGCGACACCCTCCAGGTGCAGAAGTTCGAGGGGAACCCCGAACATCCCGGCTCCCGGGGCAGAAACTGCGCCAAGGGCCCGGCCACGCTGAACCAGATCGTCGACCCCGACCGCGTCCTCTACCCACTGAAGCGCGCCGGCGCGCGCGGGGAGGGGAAGTGGGTGCGCGTCTCGTGGGAGGAGGCGCTCAACGACATCTCGGCCCGGATCCGCACGGCCATCGAAGAGGGTCGCCAGCGCGAGGTCATGTACCACGTCGGGCGTCCGGGCGAGGACGGGTTCACGGAGCGGGTGCTCGCCGCGTGGGGCGTCGACGGCCACAACTCGCACACGAACATCTGTTCCTCGAGCGCGCGCGCCGGCTACCAGTTCTGGCTCGGAATGGACCGCCCCAGCCCCGACCACGCCCGCGCGGACGTCATCCTCCTCGTGAGTTCCCACCTCGAGGCGGGGCACTACTTCAACCCCCACGCCCAGCGCATCCTGGACGGCGTCAAGAAGGGGGCGCGGCTCATCGTCTTCGACACGCGCCTGTCGAACACGGCGACGCACGCCGACCACTGGCTTCCCACCCAACCCGGCTCCGAGGCCGCCGTTCTCCTCGCGATCGCGAACCACCTGATCGCGACGGGGGCCTGGAACCGCGACTTCGTGCGGCGCTGGTTCAACTGGGAGGAATACCTCGCCGCCGAGAAGCCGACTCTCCCGCGCACCTTCGAGTCGTTCGAGGCCGCACTCCGCGAGCTGTATGAAGCATGCACCTTCGAATGGGCCGCGGAGGAGTCCGGCATCGATGCGGAGCAGATCCGCGAGGTCGCCGAACTCGTGGCGCGGGCCGGTTCCCGCCTCTCCACGCACAACTGGCGGAGCGCCGCATCGGGCAACGAGGGCGGTTGGCAGGTGGCCCGGACGCTCTTCTTCCTCAACGCCCTCACGGGTTCCGTGGCGACCCCCGGCGGCACCTATCCGAGCACGTGGAACAAGTTCATCCCGAAGCCGATCCGCATGCCCCGGCACCCGGAGCACTGGAACGAACTCACCTGGCCTGACGAGTTTCCGCTGGCGATGTACGAGGTCTCCTTCCTCCTCCCGCACCTCCTCAAGGAGGGACGCGGCAAGCTCGACGTCTACTTCACGCGCGTGTACAACCCGGTGTGGACGAATCCGGACGGGTTCGCGTGGATCGAGGCCCTGACGGATGAGGAGAAGGTCGGCCTCCATGTCGCGCTCACGCCGACCTGGAACGAGTCCGCCTACTTCGCGGACTACGTCCTTCCGATGGGACACGGACCCGAGCGGCACGACGTCCACTCCTACGAGACGCACGACGGCCAGTGGATCGGCTTCCGGCAGCCCGTGCTGCGCTCCGCCCGGCAGCGTCTCGGCGAGCAGGTGGCGGACACGCGCCACACGAACCCGGGCGAAGTGTGGGAGGAGAACGAGTTCTGGCTCGAGCTCTCCTGGCGCATCGACCCGGACGGCAGCCTCGGGATCCGCGAGTTCGTGGAGTCGAAGGAGAAGCCCGGACAGCGCCTCACGGTGGACGAGTACTACGCCTGGATGTTCGAGCACTCCGTGCCCGGCCTGCCCGAGGCGGCGGCCGCGCAGGGGCTCTCGCCGCTGGACTACATGCGCCGCTACGGCGCCTTCGAGGTGGCGCGCGACATCGGTCCGCTGCAC contains:
- a CDS encoding NAD-dependent succinate-semialdehyde dehydrogenase, with translation MPFESIDPTTEERLAAFPALDGGGIDAALERARDAFEVWRRVPVAERAERLLSLAELVDRGKAAYGLLMTREMGKPLASAVAEAEKCAWVCRYYAEHGPAHLAPERFESTGTHCWVEYHPLGAVLGIMPWNFPFWQAMRSAVPTVLAGNAFLLKHSPNVPQCAVALEGLFSRAGFPEGVFQNVFVEVGDIPRVLDDPTVQAASLTGSVAAGSALAAEAGRRIKTTVLELGGSDPFIVMESADLERAVATAVDARMWNNGQSCIAAKRMLVQSSIADAFTERLVERVSALRVGDPKESEVEIGPLARRDLRDHVAEQVEATVAAGARVAAGGRVPDRRGWFYEPTVLTDVPDGSPATDDEIFGPVASIFPVADMDEAIERANATEFGLCSAIWTNDPEERARAVRDLEAGGVFINGMSASDPRVPFGGVKRSGYGRELGPHAIREFVNVKTVWVGD
- the nrfD gene encoding polysulfide reductase NrfD; this encodes MPESAGTGPETARWAKVIDHTRCIGCHACTTACKSENEVPLGVTRTYVKYADVGTFPAARRAFQVTRCNQCDDAPCTTACPTQAMFRRPDGIVDFDKSICIGCKACIAACPYDAIFINPDDHSAEKCNFCAHRIDMGLEPACVTVCPTEAIIVGDLDDPESKVSQYVGRDPVSVRRPEKETHPKLFYKGAHQATLDPLAAVRPGGGLYMWSEQPEGPHEVGSGQPHPMGTDGRHGPNSSAAAILSYDVSHTAPWDWRVSLYTLTKGVSAGVYLAVLLLCLLGGFAWQGGTWLTLTPLLGLAALALTGGLLIWDLEHPKRFLLIFTRPHMKSWLVRGAFVIAGYGAALTAHLAAALVGGAGGVEATRWMAWAGAPLAGMTAVYTAYLFAQARARDLWQNPLLPPHFLVQALLAGGAALMLFPSLGDSAALGRLVGLTAAAHLLLVLAELTLTHATAHAALAARNMVRGRYAPWFWSGILLVTLAAALTVIPLAGAWVAPLIGVAALAGLLAHEHAYVQAGQSVPLA
- a CDS encoding molybdopterin-dependent oxidoreductase; the encoded protein is MSDPRGPGRNGSGAGGNGSGPDGVPRRLHELSERVSAARSATEARGETFYPGPSRNQLAAFPPRERWDDWVELDSKAWPERRERRYMLVPTTCFNCESACGLLAYVDRDTLQVQKFEGNPEHPGSRGRNCAKGPATLNQIVDPDRVLYPLKRAGARGEGKWVRVSWEEALNDISARIRTAIEEGRQREVMYHVGRPGEDGFTERVLAAWGVDGHNSHTNICSSSARAGYQFWLGMDRPSPDHARADVILLVSSHLEAGHYFNPHAQRILDGVKKGARLIVFDTRLSNTATHADHWLPTQPGSEAAVLLAIANHLIATGAWNRDFVRRWFNWEEYLAAEKPTLPRTFESFEAALRELYEACTFEWAAEESGIDAEQIREVAELVARAGSRLSTHNWRSAASGNEGGWQVARTLFFLNALTGSVATPGGTYPSTWNKFIPKPIRMPRHPEHWNELTWPDEFPLAMYEVSFLLPHLLKEGRGKLDVYFTRVYNPVWTNPDGFAWIEALTDEEKVGLHVALTPTWNESAYFADYVLPMGHGPERHDVHSYETHDGQWIGFRQPVLRSARQRLGEQVADTRHTNPGEVWEENEFWLELSWRIDPDGSLGIREFVESKEKPGQRLTVDEYYAWMFEHSVPGLPEAAAAQGLSPLDYMRRYGAFEVARDIGPLHERPVPPEELEDAREDEFGRVYTRAPGPAAVNLAPMGAPDPDPEGRRPVGVRVDDTIRRGFPTPSGKLEFYSPTLVRWGWPEYAVPAYIRSHVHPAAMEPDQMCLISTFRLPVQIHTRSANSKWLDEIAHTNPLWLHPSDAARKGVRTGDLVRVETEIGHFVLKAWVTEGIKPGVVACSHHMGRWKLADAGGSGPDVGEPGTAGRGERENMAGQRQLMATVSLSGEGGDWKLSRRQGAAPYETDDPDTSRIWWTDVGVHQNLTFPVHPDPVSGMHCWHQAVRVVKASRRDRHGDIHVDTARSHEVYRQWLDKTRGAVRHSPDGTRRPHWLIRPVRPVRTAYDLPEPHGSTPPDPGSPEPDEAQLDSKSSPPSTS